acTCCATGTACAATAATTGACATACAAAGCTTTAGAAGCTAGTTATTTGCGTAACCATTGTAGGGTTGAATtaagcttaaagtccacttcttaacatggtatcagagccaggtcCACTTCTTAACACCAACAATGGACTAACTCTTAACATATTTGATTTTTGGCCTAAGGCTCAAACAAAAGGATCCCACCAATTCAGGAAATTACAAATATTGAGCATTGGATTTTCAAACAAATGCAGGATTACAAATCTTCAACATGTATTGGTGaatacaaatatgaaaaacatGAAATCATACTGACAGTAGAAATACTTCAAAATTGAGGAGCAATTTCATAAAGGGGTGTAAGTGGCTTGGATGGGTTGAGTTTGGTCTAATGCAAGACTCAATCCAATGAAACAtagttgggttgggttgggtcttttgttttctgttttctgttAAGCAACCCAAACTAAAGCAACTTGAACTTTGTCAAGTTGGTTTAAGTTGGGCAATTAGATGgagtgtttaaaataataataatatattcaaaaataaataaaaaatacagaaaatgtCTAATTAGTTAAActtattctaaataaaaatattgcacaatctaaattaaaatacaagtCTACCTCTGCAAATCCAATACAATCACAAGCAAAATATATTCAAAGTCAGAACATTCAAAATGATGTAACAAATGGCACAATACATGTCCCAAATAACCTTAACAATTACTTTATTTACCTAATAAAGATGAATATGGAGAGTTTGACACTTCAAATCTCGGACAATTTGACAAAAATGATCAATAGTTGTGTAGATTAGGGTTATGTTGTAAGTATAGACATACTAGAAACACTCTTCTTTTGGACTCACcctctttcattgattaaaatttattagaaattacaaaaaaagtGACTCACATCTAATTCAATGATTTTCTCATTTGAAtagttttgaataaattttaatcattaagACAGTGCGAGAAGAATTGAATTCCTAGCACTCTTCTTATATGTATATTGAGTTAGGTTGAATTAATTGGGTTTCAAAATCATTAACCCAACACATcccaattataattttattggatCATCCAAAATAAACCTAGATCAACCAATGACACAACCCAACCCATATTATGTTAATGAGTTGATTGGAATCACAGGTTGACACCTCTAATTTATTACATGatgttaaacttttaaatatattttgacatgaatttatataattgaGTAGATAATTGGTACCTTTTTGGCACAGGAACTGATTGCTATAGCATATGCCAATGGGGCCACAGCCAAGGCACAAGGTGATGCTGCCACCATAAGCCCTAACGCTCTGTAAATTGAACCTCTGCAAGCTACATCAACCAGACACTAAATAAGATGAAATACGGAAGTTACATCATATATAGATATGCATCAACATATTTTTTGGACACTAAATCCTTTTAACAAAAAGGATTGCAGAAAACATGGGAATCGAGAACTTTATACATTCGAGATAATTACTGTAGCATAACATCAATAAATAGGAGACACTTTAGTACCACTGTTAAACCATGTCACATGCCTTGCCCAAGTCCATCGAAGACAAATAAGCAAGGGCTACACCCATAATTAAGATGGTTCTGAAGTTGAAGGGAGGATTGCATGTGTATGAAATGAGGAACAAAGTGGGAAAGGTAATTGGAGTGCCTATCCTCACAACAGAGAAAGATACAAAAGAAGTTGCTAACAACCTGAGTAGCTAGCACAATATCAATTAGAAGGAAAAAGGGGAGTAAATAAGTCGGTTACTAAGGTAGGATAAATCTGAGGGAGAAGAGTGAGAAGTTGtagaaatgaattgaaaaatggTGAGGTTTTGGGAAGCAGTGAGAGATTTTGTGCATTTCCAGAATCTCTCTagtaatttttgtatttcttttccTGCTCTTCCTTTGTGATTTTAGTAAGCAAAGGCTACATTTGCCTGTAATGTAATTTGTAGGCAGCTTGATCATTGCTACTTTAATTCCAAGTTTCCATGAAATGATTATTGAAGGAAAGGAGTGAATTGCATACTAAcccacacacaaaaacaaaagtgacaacaggaaaaaaaataatcagtaatcaaatttttaaatttattaactatATCAAACAGTGCTACtatagtaaaaaaattcaaaaattaccaGATGTACTAATGAACGGCCACTTAAATAGAAGTGGTCCAATAACAGCAATTGCAATGGATAGCACCACAACAACTTGGCTATATCGTTCACCAAATTCATCCAGCCACCTTTGaagtttaggtttatttgactgTGCTTCTTCAGTCAACTGAACAATTTTGCTGAGAGTCGATTCCTTCCAAGTTTTTGTTACCTgcaatcaattattttgttttataaggTTAGTTTCCAACAAAAACTCGGTTAGAAGTTTAAGTGTTGAACAAATGCAAACTATTACAGAAACACTAGTACCACAATCTCTAGTAACTTGTCCATATATATCTGTGAGAATGTAGAATGTCTCATTGCCCTAATTTTCAATCACCATCAATGGAAAAACTAGGTAATGACATGTGATACTTGTAATTAATTACTTTCAGAATGTGGATTTTGCCGAAAATCATCCCCACAAAACCAACAAATATGATGGTTATCCCCAACTTACAtgctttttttgttttatctataGTCAGTAAGAGACTTGGATTATATTTCCAATACTACCAATATTATTACCACTTTTcccaatgtaaaatataaacacaACACTTTGAAATTTAGTAGAATATACAAAATTTGCCGAAATCCCTAGAGATTGATGTACAGTTCAACATACCTTCACAATTATCCTCCCATCCAAGTTCCTTGCACCACCAGGAATTCTGTCTCCAACTTTTGCTTCCAAAGGTTTCACTTCCCCTGTCAAGTGCTCGATGGTAATTGTGGCACTGCCTTGGAATACTTCACAATCTACTGGTACAGACTAATCACAACACCATCCCCATTATACTTCAACAATAATCTGCTgtctaaaatttgaaattccaAATCGTGCATGTATGAGTTTGTATGAGTCTGTGTGAGTCTGTGCTGTTTATTAGAAGATACTTAAGGTTTGActgaaactaattatttttccttatgCTCTTTCAGGGGGAGGGAAGGGGAAACGTGAAAAATCATCATTGAAAGGAGACAGAGAAAATGAGACCAGGAATGCTCTTTAATCAATGAAAGATAAAGAGgcgttttgaattttttaatacaaaataatattgcaAGGGAATTGACTGAAAACAACAACTGAAGAAAGTGAGAAGATTATAAGCCAATCGTTCCAAACAAGTTTTCAAACATTTGATCCGTAACATTTTCAGCACCCGGTGACATACTTTGTTACAGAAGAGTCGGGTGTACTCTGGATCAAATTAAGCTGCAAAATAAGTTTGGTAGTATGAATATTTTTCACACTATTAGGAATTATTCTAAGGacattataaaaagaattgaaatcacgatttatttattataaatattaattcattatGCAGCAAGGTAACAAACCATATATGCAAAGGTTAACTATATCCAAATCACCAAGAATTACTGTGAACATCAGTAAAATGATTACAGTAAAAAATGGTTATCCAgttaaaaacatcaaaaacaatCACAAGACATCAGTCACTATTTAACCTCCTTCTAAACTCTGAAGAAGACCAAAGTTCCACTGTACGCATTCAAACTTCAAAATTATGACGAggcaacaattttttttaaaaaaaaaaaatacctcgCCAGCTCCAACCAGAATATATGATCCTACAGTTACATCATGCACGGGAATCCTCTTGTATGCCAAGTCAAATGTATTGGGGAGTTTATCATCCTTGGTATCCAGAACAAGGGCAAAATCTggattattttctttcaactctCTGACATCAACCATCGATCGGCTGGTGAAATACTCTTCGGCTGCAGGATCCATCACACAGGCTATTCAAACTTCTTGCAGAACATGAAACTTGAACCTCGGTTACTGAAACAAAATTTAGCTCACCTATATGCGCCAGATTAAACATGGCAAGTAGCAAGCCTCCTTCCAAAGAGTTTCCCATAAATATTGACGCAAAGGCCGCCATTGCCATTAACACATGGATGTTCACTTTTCCACTACTGATCTCAATAAGAGCATCAAGTGATGCAGAAACCTGATAGGAACACACATGCAGAGAGTAAAAATAGTCTAGGAATAGAGGGAAAATGAGAAGGAAGGGGGGGAGGGGAGAGATTGATTCGTACCCCAACCAAAGGGAATGCGATGAAAATGAGAGAGTTTTGAAAAGGCCTGACGAGTGGCTTGGGCAAGGTATGAGGGCAAATGGCAGCAGCCACAAATAAAGCGGTGGAGAAACAGCACAGATGCAAGTGCTCTCTCAGGATATCTGCCAGGTCCATCCATCTGGTGGCTTTGGCGAACGCGATAACCGCCTTTTGGGGCCCGGTGAGATTAGCACCATCGATGCCGTGCGAGTGgtgatgatggtggtggtggtggtggtgatggtgacCATGATGGTCGTGATGGTGGTGATGACCGTGATGGTCATGATGGTCGTGGTGGTGGCTGTGGTGGTGATTGTCGGAGGATTCAGCGACGCATCGAAGCCTGTGACGAGGGAGAATGAAAAATTTGGGGGAATATAAAGGTTTGGTTGAAAATCGGGTAGGTCGAAAAGGGAGCCTGGAGGATCGAATTCGTGAAGCACCGGTGTAAATATGAAGGGAGTGCAATTTGGTGGAGGGGATCGAGTAAGGAAGCGTTTCCATCTTGCGATAGGAAATTCTAAGAGGAGCTTCCGACCATCATCAGAGAGTGTGCAGCGCTAGGAGGGGTGGCTTTGTCGTAGAGGCTAATGATTCTAGTTCTGGTCTGGTCCTTCTTCACTCTGGGTCACTATACACTGAAATTGAAATGAACCATTCAGTTCGTCGTTATGCCATTCCCACCACATAATGTGCTCATTCCCAGACTTTGGTTACACTGCTAGTAGGGTCGTCTTGATTGGTAATTAGATTCACTTGTTTTTACTAGTTAAAAAGTACAGAGAACACTGTAAATTTACATCCATTTAACacacttaataataaaaataataattttaaaaaataaattaaaaaaaaggaaaataaaaataaaaaagataatattaaataaatgtaaaaacaatTATGTGTTTGAACTATATTTTTCTTAGTTAATCGATCCCATACTCTCTTCCAtgttatagaaaagaaaaagacaatatACTTTATCTATCCTTTAGATTTAGTTCAATTAtaagtttatgttttatttttatgacaGAAATATTGtcgtgttaaaaaaaattaatgatgactaaaacaaattctaatcAAATAGAAATCATGAAAAGctattttatccttaaaataaatttccatTCATTGATAAATTTGAGAGTGAGTTAATCAAGTgaaattcaaataatacttattCATGgataaaaagaaacttttttttcatagttCCTGGTATATATATCAAAACCCGTGTTTctatatttctaataaaaaattataaaatcaatatgacggtttataattataaaaacaagaaacaaactaggtcttttagtttaataatcatgataattcaGGATTGATGTCAGAGTATAACCTTTCTTGTCTTTCGTTTAACGTGATTAAAGAAACTGGGGGATAGCCCAACCAACTTCCAGGCTAGATACATGCATGCATGAGATCCTTCTCGGCTCATCCCTCCTCCCAGACCTTAAGaagtaacaataataatatatatctcAGCCACCAAGCGTTTTCATTGTATTtgtataaactttaaaaattaaagaatgaatTAGTCAATATTCTTACAACAACAATTGAGTTTCTTCCCTAAATTTTTCAAGGGAAATATGATATTCTTTATAACAATTAAGAATACAATTGGATGACCACGGACTCAACGTTTCTTCTCATTCATCATTCACCTTTCCTTTTCCTTCAGAGACTTTGGTGCCCTCGTACGCTGAGAGAAAGAAAGTACTTTGATTTTTCTGCAAAAACCTgcaaaaagtttatttaacaaaaaccATCAGCAGAAAAACCTTCAAACATAACAATTTACAATAAACATTACCCTGTTTCGACTGACAGCAAAAGAAATACTTTCCCCAACGGAAAAGATATGCGAAGTGAACCATGCCGCGAAAGTAGacgtacttattttaatttattaacttaatCACCAAAAACATATATCAGTAAGCCAATTGTaactaaaaaatgaatttcttttgatctcTGGatggaaattaaatttcaatgtGTTATTACAACATGAGAATGTAATCAAGGTTATGAAGAGGAGATATATTAACcgttaaatacattaaaaaatgtttgagtgtAAAAATTGTGTATTATTATTTCAGATGATATAATGCAGTATGTAGTGGAACACTTTGAAAAGTAATGAGATTCCATTGTAATAGTTTATAATTTCctaaatataatgaataagCTGGGTTTCGGTTTTTACTTGAGAAAGTCGAGTAATTTCTGCTGCAAGCGATTCAATGTTTCCTCCTCAATAGTCACATAAGTCAAAAGCTCAGGTAACTTAACTGCAAACACAAGAGAAACAATACATATCGTTTTTCcaaacttattataaaaatcgATAAGATATGCTGATCAAGGTTAACATTCAAATACTATGCTCCTAATAGTACCTATATCTCACCATCGTAATGACTAGAAATACAAATATACACTAATGAAATTGAAACTCAACTAAACCCTTGCAACTAGGCAGGAAACATTAAATGACCAGAGAAGTCCACATTTTTAAAGGCAAATAAAAAGTTAAGTAACTTAAAACATTAATGGAATCGAAACTTAAAATCATATTCTAGCAACTAGAAATGAAACATTAAGTAGCAAAAAATGACAATTTCAACTTTCATCAAGCAAAACTGACAACCTTGTTTTAATACTAAGTCAAAATCAccctcaaaagaaaaaaaaaacatgagggaGAGGGCATATATGTATAAAGAGAGGATTTGGGAGCGAGAGGGAGAACGAATAGTAGTTGTCTTTTAATTTAGCAGACAAAGAATAACCTATTAGAGACACTAAAATTAAGAGGAAAATATAATTGAGGATAAGAGTAGCGTGTCCCAAGACAATGCAAACACAGGGAATCCAAGAACACAACAatatatccttttttttttcagatataGTTAGAATCAGCAAAAAGTAATAATCATACCAAACAGGCGCAATAAATGCTCAGCTCCATAAATGGTTGAGGGAGATACATTATCCACAATAGCATCATTATATTGCTTGCGTTCTTTTTTGTACAAGAGCATCATAGGCAATGCTTTATCAAAATAACACCTTATTCCTTTCAAAATTTCTCCTATTGAATCAGGAGCCCTGTTAGCACACAGAAAGAGTACATGGTTTCCTCGTTAGTATAAGGTTTCCCAAGCTTGCATCTAATAGAAAAAACTAAATGAACgagatgaataaataaaaaaaactgccAAGCCAGAATAGAAAGGGAGGAAGGATAGGAGTTTTTAACTATCAACCAATTCTTACATGCCATCCTTCTTTGATTTGTATTCAAGGTACTTTGTCAGAATTTCATCAACAGTTGGTGAACGAGGAAGTTTTACAAGCTACAGGGaccaacaaaagaaaacattatgGAATGATTCGCGCATTAAAATGGACTATGATTTGTTAAGTGACGATTAAATAATACAAGGTGACAGTCCATCTAGCATATTAGCATCAATACCAAAACAACACATTCAACAAACTTTGCAagccaaaaaagaaaaacacaaattatattGTTCATATGATAATTATATGATACTTATAGCACTCAGAAAAGCATGCAATCATATTAATTCAACCATGGAATCTGAGTGCcacaattatctttaatttcctCAGAAAATTAATAAGGCGTAATATCAGAAAGTATGGCCAAACAAATACGAGAAAATTTGAGAAGACACACATGTTATCCACGAGTTGAGAAGAGACCAGTACTGGTGTCTATAACGTCATTGTCATGCAGTTCAGTTAAATCTCAATGTTAACTTCCAAATCAACTCTCGTTTCTATACACTTAATCCTCATCTACAGTACACTTGGCACTTAAGAAGAGCCAACAACACCTCAAGATATAACGATATTGTCAATAAGTTACTATTACTAAGTAAGACAAGTTTCATTGAATTCGTGTATACTACAGTCTGTCCTGTTTAGGAACCAAAAAACTGATTATTGCTGAATGAAATGGAACAGATTACAGAAAATGGGAGAAAGAATTCTCTATTTCTCTTCCAAGGGCTTATCCTAGTGAAAGGACCAAGAAATTGCTTtctcttaaattataaaagtcaaaagaatgactctgccCTAACTAACCAACTAACACTAACTGCCCCCCTAAAACAGTCAGATGGCTTCAAATTGCTGTGTGACATTAAAACACGGATCGAGGATTCAGGGGGCTATGGTCACCTTAACCATAAAAATGCATAAATTCTAACTCTACAAATGTGCATATTCTTAGCAAATATGAGTGGACAACTACAAAGAGTGAATTTAATAGTTTTCCTTGTACCTTATCCTGCTGAGTCACAGAGTCCCAATCATCAACAAGTTGTTTCTTCAATGTTGCAGGAATTTGAATCTTGACAAGCTTTTCAACAGACCCGCTGCCCttctaaaaattagaaaacaataattagcagaatattttaaattaggaatagcagaaaaaaaattagaaatttcatAAACATTAAATCAAATGTCAAACAAACTCaggtattttcatttttaagaaaacaaagattTAAATCTTAATCTCTTCAtcttattattagttttagttTCAGCCTTACTCCTTTAAAACACCAGATATTTATTATGGCATTTTGATTTTATCATATGAAACAAAGAGCAAGCAAACCAGTTAATTCACTATATATGAATAGAAATTGAAAGCAAATGAAAAATCTTGCAAggttaaagaataaaaaacatgtcAGGAATGAacttaaacaacaaaacaaaccaAACCTCAACTCCAGCATCTTGCTTTCGTTTCTTCCCTTTAGACACTGCAAACAGTTTGATGTACTAAACTTATCAGTACACACAAATTCTAATGTGcaagaaaatataacaatttttaaactCAATAAATCCACAATCCCATTGCATTGAACTGAGAATGGGTCCAACTTTTAATTACTGCAATATGTTGGGCttcattgtaaaattaaatatattgggTTATTGTGGGCCCGGCCAAGCCTAAATAAAAATGGGATGGCTGTAGGcaaaataagaaatttcaaaaacaaaaatagatgATGATTTGctacataaaaatgaaaatattcatgTGTGTGAAGCAAGCGTACACACAAAAAAAGGAAagtgaaagataaaatttaataaataccaTTGTTCTTGACATCCTCTTTATCCACTTTGACATCTGCAGAATACAAAGCAAACGTAAAAACATCAGgcaaacaaaaattaatcaaagtatACTCTTCCCAACACGTTATAGAAAAAAGGATTTGGTGCATGTTATGAACACGTATTATCAGGTATTTAAAACAGGTGAAATTGGATTTCAATAGCAGATGGTTGAATATCCTGTAACGTTGAAATGACATCATAAAAATGCGTGTGCTTATATGGAAGGTCCAGAGTTAACTTTGGTCAGAGGTAatactcactttttttttcccaAAAGTGCTATGTTAAAGGAAATCACACGTACTTTTTAATATTACCATTTATAAAAACCTAATGAATTGCTTATATAGTAGAAATTTGCATCCAAAGCATCTGATAAGTCTAGATATTTTATCTTGACTCTTTTTCCTTTGAACAGTCTAAATATACGTTTACCAATAAAAATCAACtatgttcaaaataaaatattgaccaAAACTTTCATAGGTTCCTTTGCAGACCTCATCAGTCATTATTGATCACTCATTCAGAGCGTAAAAAAAAAGGGGGGAGGGAAACACAACAACTGAAACCATAGAatacaaatacaataaatacaCAATCCAAATGTTGAAGTGAGCTATGAACGgaaaatctttaatattttcaataatgaACTAGTGGACTTCAGATTCCCTTGCCAGAATAGATTCATTATAAACAAACTAGATAAGCAAAAAGCTTCAAGAAATCAGCATGGTAAATTATCACCATCTGAAAGAGCATTGATTACCTGTAGACGTTTTGCCCTTTGCTTGTGTTGAACGCCCAGACTTAACATTCTTGTCTACATTTTGCTTTTTGTCAAGGGCCATCTGTTTCGCTACATTCTCTTCTGTAAATTTCATTAATCGGTCCTCACCTACCCATTCGTCCCAACTGTTGGAAATAACCGTGATAATGATTCTTTGTAACCTTTTgcatgtaataataataacttatagCAAATACTTATGGTAAAAAATATGAAGATGATTCTCTCCAAAATATTAACTATTACAAAATCCTTCCAACAAGTACCTCGTAATCTACTTCCATAGCCATTTAAAATGAGAGCCTCACTCGAAAATTTTGCAAGTACTAACTCTGATTCTCACTAGATGCTTCTTTTCTTAAGCAATTTTGAGTCACACcatgtacaaaataaaaataacaatatttcatAACAAATTGTAAACTGAAAGGTTGACTTCTCATGGAAAGGTTACCATTTGTACCTCTGTTACATTAAATGAAACAAGTAAAAGATAAGAAACTCACTTTTTACTCCAGCCCTGCAAAAACAGTAAATGAAAAAACCAAAATCAGTAGCATATCCCATAATCActtgaaattttcaaatgtttaaCATTAAGTGAGATTCAGGGCTTCTAATCTTTCAGGCTAAAACTTTAATcaatttgaaaagttaaatcATGACAGTAGATTAGGTAATCACTAGAAATTACTAAAGTCGTTACAGAATGCAGTAAATTAGGCTGCAGGGGAAGAAATATTATGGTTTAACTTACAAGATAGTGAACAAAGTATTTCCATTCACTCTTTCTGATCTCAGTTTTTTGCACCTGACATAAATCAGACAGTAGATTAGGTCACAATTACAAAAAGACGAG
This genomic stretch from Vigna radiata var. radiata cultivar VC1973A chromosome 7, Vradiata_ver6, whole genome shotgun sequence harbors:
- the LOC106768435 gene encoding probable cadmium/zinc-transporting ATPase HMA1, chloroplastic, with the translated sequence METLPYSIPSTKLHSLHIYTGASRIRSSRLPFRPTRFSTKPLYSPKFFILPRHRLRCVAESSDNHHHSHHHDHHDHHGHHHHHDHHGHHHHHHHHHHHHSHGIDGANLTGPQKAVIAFAKATRWMDLADILREHLHLCCFSTALFVAAAICPHTLPKPLVRPFQNSLIFIAFPLVGVSASLDALIEISSGKVNIHVLMAMAAFASIFMGNSLEGGLLLAMFNLAHIAEEYFTSRSMVDVRELKENNPDFALVLDTKDDKLPNTFDLAYKRIPVHDVTVGSYILVGAGESVPVDCEVFQGSATITIEHLTGEVKPLEAKVGDRIPGGARNLDGRIIVKVTKTWKESTLSKIVQLTEEAQSNKPKLQRWLDEFGERYSQVVVVLSIAIAVIGPLLFKWPFISTSACRGSIYRALGLMVAASPCALAVAPLAYAIAISSCAKKGILLKGGHVLDALASCRTIAFDKTGTLTTGGLVFKAIEPIYGHHFRNNESKFSSCCIPTCEKEALAVAAAMEKGTTHPIGRAVVDHSEGKDLPSISVESFEYFPGRGVTATVNNIESGSGGAKLLKASLGSIDFITSFCQSEDESEKIKEAVNTSSYGSEYVHAALSVNQKVTLIHLEDRPRPGVFNVIQELQDEAKFRVMMLTGDHESSARRVASAVGINEFHCNLKPEDKLSHVKDTSRDMGGGLIMVGEGINDAPALAAATVGIVLAHRASATAIAVADVLLLRENISAVPFCIAKSRQTTSLIKQNVALALTSIVIASLPSVLGFLPLWLTVLLHEGGTLLVCLNSVRALNEPSWSWKHDILHLISQIKSSLLSLKTNITGSNSIITANL
- the LOC106767172 gene encoding protein MRG1 produces the protein MGNSSKDDSATSADASAGDVQPSNSGVYSEGEKVLAYHGPRIYEAKVQKTEIRKSEWKYFVHYLGWSKNWDEWVGEDRLMKFTEENVAKQMALDKKQNVDKNVKSGRSTQAKGKTSTDVKVDKEDVKNNVSKGKKRKQDAGVEKGSGSVEKLVKIQIPATLKKQLVDDWDSVTQQDKLVKLPRSPTVDEILTKYLEYKSKKDGMAPDSIGEILKGIRCYFDKALPMMLLYKKERKQYNDAIVDNVSPSTIYGAEHLLRLFVKLPELLTYVTIEEETLNRLQQKLLDFLKFLQKNQSTFFLSAYEGTKVSEGKGKVNDE